A genomic window from Synechococcus sp. CBW1107 includes:
- a CDS encoding MFS transporter, producing the protein MAEPIDLMELPVTLRRRTVLAYGLGDAGTGLAAALIGFYLFVFYTQIAGLPPWLAGLVLMVGRLWDAINDQLLGWLSDRTRSRFGPRLPWMVWSAVPLGLSMALMWWFPPGGELLRFGWFVLISVVFMAAYTGVNLPFCALATELSEDTRLRTRLNAARFTGSILSSLLGLMLGALLVGYGAPGYLAMGVAAGAVVVVGTLLSAWGLAPAARVCRRPSGSPEPITAQLGRIRRNGRFLRVVGLYLLLWGALQLMQPVSLLYLTEVMHLPQAWSTWMLIPFQLSAMAGLELWSRLAARQGRLVALRWGCGLWIAMGGLAMVLVPLDAAAAPLAPGGNGLKFSLLVGVVILLGLGAATAYLLPWSLLPDAIDADPERPAGLFTAWMVMTQKLGSAVSVFLLGNLLSWSGYVAGLVGGQPRPALVMIRLCIGLIPAVLVVLGLVVMRRWPQPSCRPR; encoded by the coding sequence ATGGCCGAGCCGATCGATCTGATGGAGCTGCCGGTGACCCTGCGTCGCCGGACGGTGCTCGCCTACGGCCTCGGTGACGCCGGCACCGGGCTGGCGGCGGCCCTGATCGGCTTCTATCTGTTCGTCTTCTACACCCAGATCGCCGGGCTGCCCCCCTGGCTGGCGGGCCTGGTGCTGATGGTGGGGCGGCTCTGGGACGCCATCAACGATCAGCTGCTGGGCTGGCTCAGCGACCGCACCCGCAGCCGCTTCGGCCCCCGCCTCCCCTGGATGGTCTGGAGTGCGGTGCCCCTCGGGCTGAGCATGGCGCTGATGTGGTGGTTCCCCCCTGGCGGTGAACTGCTGCGCTTCGGCTGGTTCGTGCTGATCTCCGTGGTGTTCATGGCTGCCTACACGGGCGTGAACCTGCCCTTCTGCGCCCTGGCCACCGAGCTCAGCGAGGACACCCGGCTGCGCACCCGCCTCAACGCGGCCCGCTTCACCGGCTCGATTCTCAGCAGCCTGCTGGGCTTGATGCTCGGGGCCCTGCTGGTGGGCTATGGCGCCCCGGGCTACCTGGCGATGGGAGTGGCCGCCGGAGCGGTGGTGGTCGTCGGCACCCTGCTGTCCGCCTGGGGGTTGGCGCCGGCCGCACGGGTGTGCCGCCGGCCCTCGGGGTCGCCCGAGCCCATCACCGCCCAGCTGGGGCGGATCCGGCGCAATGGCCGCTTCCTGCGGGTGGTGGGGTTGTACCTCCTGCTCTGGGGAGCGCTGCAACTGATGCAGCCCGTGTCGTTGCTCTATCTCACCGAGGTGATGCATCTGCCCCAGGCCTGGAGCACCTGGATGCTGATCCCCTTCCAGCTCAGCGCCATGGCCGGCCTGGAGCTGTGGAGCCGGCTGGCGGCCCGGCAGGGACGGCTGGTCGCCCTGCGCTGGGGCTGTGGCCTCTGGATCGCGATGGGCGGCCTGGCCATGGTGCTGGTGCCGCTGGATGCCGCCGCGGCCCCGCTGGCCCCCGGGGGCAACGGCCTCAAGTTCTCACTGCTGGTGGGGGTGGTGATTCTGCTGGGCCTGGGGGCCGCCACCGCCTACCTGCTGCCCTGGTCGTTGCTGCCCGACGCGATCGACGCCGATCCGGAGCGGCCGGCCGGACTGTTCACCGCCTGGATGGTGATGACCCAGAAGCTGGGCAGCGCCGTGTCGGTCTTCCTGCTGGGAAACCTGCTCAGCTGGAGCGGCTACGTGGCTGGGCTGGTCGGTGGCCAGCCCCGTCCGGCCCTGGTGATGATCCGCCTCTGCATCGGCCTGATCCCGGCTGTCCTCGTGGTGCTGGGACTTGTGGTGATGCGGCGCTGGCCCCAGCCGTCCTGCCGGCCCCGATGA